In Candidatus Vicinibacter proximus, the following are encoded in one genomic region:
- a CDS encoding PD40 domain-containing protein: MKSFRIYVLICFTFFGGFIKAQQDLAIAAKEYFKQQKYSEAIPLFEKHLLSHPQDVNNQRYLALSYQNAGMDQKANHLFKYILAKPNPDSEVYFEYAEFLRNQTDFVAAKEMYLKYAKFNPAIGNYFAQSCDYALAELTKPKNCSLDKIQNEELEKVSVINADLSIKSGSPTKPAKVQQLSSNATNNLLAIEEIINGKAIGKGIYAYSEQKDFVAFTKSSTSPLASIIHQSPITSLYFANIDENGSWSDVQTFEYSSSTYSTNFPALADKGNTLYFSSNKPGGYGGYDLYVSYKVPLTNSWSEPQNLGSLINSPGNEISPFYKSNDLFFSSDWHNGFGGFDVFRTTRDGIAWSDINNLGSCVNSTKDEYQFMLDGTNDGVFISNRETNSGGEHQYKTSRVALTNGIGSAHPIMASDISLKSPMDMNVMVSPLEVNTTEDAGQVFDDPNIGFLPKNQQLQKVYFIQVAAISNFNEAMADRFKKYSKYGDVYRVEADGVHKIRIGSFSKLNDALSTLSLMKKSGLKEAFVVADIPDEKRFKLILKNSNDFKNIKESTEEPGKFKIRVAEFKAPDWFDPSPLRDIGKIEHWTKGGWTIIVLGDFANSHDAIQALDKVKAKGFKEAYIVIEENGKLFRQ, encoded by the coding sequence ATGAAATCATTTCGTATTTACGTTTTGATATGTTTTACATTCTTTGGAGGCTTTATTAAAGCCCAACAAGATCTTGCCATTGCTGCAAAAGAATATTTTAAACAACAAAAATATTCAGAGGCCATTCCTCTTTTTGAAAAACACTTATTGTCTCATCCTCAAGATGTTAACAACCAGCGATACCTTGCCCTTTCCTACCAGAATGCAGGAATGGACCAGAAAGCTAACCATTTATTCAAGTACATATTGGCCAAACCAAACCCCGATTCTGAAGTATATTTCGAATACGCTGAATTCCTGAGAAACCAAACCGATTTTGTCGCGGCTAAAGAAATGTATCTGAAATACGCAAAATTTAATCCTGCAATTGGTAATTACTTTGCTCAGTCCTGTGACTATGCACTAGCTGAATTAACAAAGCCAAAAAACTGTAGTTTGGACAAAATACAGAATGAAGAACTGGAAAAAGTTTCCGTAATAAATGCAGACCTATCTATTAAATCGGGATCCCCTACAAAACCTGCAAAGGTTCAACAACTCAGCTCAAATGCTACCAACAATCTGCTTGCCATTGAAGAGATTATCAACGGTAAGGCCATAGGCAAAGGAATTTATGCATACAGTGAACAAAAAGATTTTGTGGCTTTTACGAAATCCAGCACCTCGCCACTTGCATCCATTATACACCAATCGCCAATTACCTCTTTATATTTTGCAAATATCGATGAAAACGGATCTTGGTCAGATGTGCAGACCTTTGAATATTCAAGCAGCACTTATTCCACTAATTTTCCTGCACTTGCAGACAAAGGCAACACGCTCTATTTTTCTTCCAACAAACCTGGAGGTTATGGTGGGTACGACCTTTATGTAAGCTATAAAGTTCCACTTACAAATTCCTGGTCAGAACCTCAAAATTTAGGATCCCTGATCAATTCTCCCGGAAATGAAATTTCTCCTTTCTACAAATCCAATGACTTATTCTTTTCCTCCGACTGGCACAATGGATTTGGAGGTTTTGATGTATTCAGAACTACCAGAGATGGCATAGCATGGAGTGATATAAATAACTTAGGATCCTGCGTTAATTCCACCAAAGATGAATACCAGTTTATGTTGGACGGAACCAATGATGGTGTTTTTATTTCCAACCGAGAAACAAACAGTGGTGGAGAACATCAGTATAAAACTTCCAGGGTTGCCCTCACCAATGGCATAGGGTCAGCACATCCGATTATGGCATCAGATATAAGCCTTAAGTCACCTATGGACATGAATGTCATGGTATCCCCTTTAGAAGTAAATACAACAGAAGATGCCGGTCAGGTTTTTGATGATCCAAACATTGGCTTTCTTCCTAAAAACCAACAATTGCAAAAAGTATATTTTATCCAGGTTGCTGCGATATCCAACTTCAACGAAGCGATGGCGGACCGATTTAAAAAATATTCCAAATATGGAGATGTATATCGAGTAGAAGCCGATGGTGTTCATAAAATACGAATCGGCAGTTTCAGCAAATTAAACGATGCTTTGTCTACTTTAAGTTTGATGAAAAAGAGTGGATTGAAAGAGGCCTTTGTTGTAGCTGATATCCCTGATGAAAAGCGTTTTAAACTGATCCTCAAAAATTCTAATGATTTTAAAAATATCAAAGAAAGCACCGAAGAGCCAGGTAAATTTAAAATCCGTGTTGCAGAATTTAAAGCACCGGATTGGTTTGATCCATCTCCGCTGCGCGATATTGGTAAAATAGAACATTGGACAAAAGGAGGATGGACCATCATTGTATTGGGAGATTTTGCAAATTCTCACGATGCTATACAGGCCCTGGACAAAGTAAAAGCCAAAGGCTTCAAAGAAGCATATATTGTGATTGAAGAGAATGGAAAGTTGTTTAGACAATAG
- a CDS encoding pyruvate dehydrogenase complex E1 component subunit beta: MGRIITLRDALREGMSEEMRRDPNVFLMGEEVAEYNGAYKVSKGMLDEFGPKRVIDTPIAELGFAGIGVGAAMNGLRPIVEFMTWNFAVLAFDQIVNNAAKTLSQSSGEFGCPIVFRGPSGAAGQLAQQHSQTFESWLANCPGLKVISCIDPYDAKGLIKSAIVDDDPVCFMEAETMYGFQGEVPEGEYYVPIGVAAVRRTGKDVTIVSFNKMMEVAKQAAVELEKEGIDAEVIDLRTIRPLDIKTIIESVKKTNRLVVVDESWPFAGVSSEIAFQVQRHAFDYLDAPVIRVNAADVSLGYAPTMVQEYLPNPEKVIKAVKAVMYR; this comes from the coding sequence ATGGGTAGAATAATTACACTCAGAGATGCCCTCAGAGAAGGGATGTCTGAAGAAATGCGAAGGGATCCGAATGTTTTTTTGATGGGGGAGGAAGTTGCCGAATACAACGGAGCATACAAGGTCAGTAAAGGCATGCTGGATGAATTTGGTCCTAAAAGAGTAATCGATACACCCATTGCTGAATTGGGCTTTGCAGGTATTGGGGTCGGTGCTGCCATGAATGGTTTGAGACCTATTGTGGAGTTTATGACCTGGAATTTTGCCGTTTTGGCATTTGATCAGATAGTCAACAATGCCGCAAAAACCTTGTCTCAATCATCCGGTGAATTCGGATGTCCCATAGTTTTCAGAGGGCCTTCCGGGGCAGCAGGTCAATTGGCCCAACAACATTCTCAAACATTTGAATCCTGGTTAGCCAACTGTCCTGGCCTCAAAGTGATCTCTTGCATTGATCCTTATGATGCCAAAGGACTAATCAAGTCAGCGATCGTGGACGATGACCCTGTTTGCTTCATGGAAGCAGAGACGATGTATGGATTCCAGGGTGAAGTTCCGGAAGGAGAATATTATGTGCCTATAGGCGTCGCAGCAGTAAGGAGAACCGGAAAAGATGTTACCATCGTTTCCTTCAACAAAATGATGGAAGTGGCTAAACAAGCCGCCGTGGAATTAGAGAAAGAAGGAATTGATGCAGAAGTGATCGATTTAAGAACCATACGACCATTAGATATCAAAACCATCATAGAATCCGTCAAGAAAACCAACAGGTTGGTTGTGGTGGATGAATCATGGCCATTTGCCGGAGTTTCTTCGGAAATTGCCTTTCAGGTGCAGCGACATGCTTTTGATTATTTGGATGCACCGGTGATCAGGGTAAATGCTGCAGATGTTTCATTGGGTTATGCACCCACCATGGTGCAGGAATATTTACCCAATCCGGAAAAGGTCATCAAGGCTGTAAAGGCGGTAATGTACAGATAA
- the gldG gene encoding gliding motility-associated ABC transporter substrate-binding protein GldG, translating to MRIIQNIQGSLKVIMLVGILIFINVLGSFFFTSVDLTEEKRFTLTSSTKNILRSVPDVVLVRVLLEGDFPAGFKRLQQSTKELLDQFGAESGYIEYQFEDPNDGTIQEINARREELKKDGLVPTNLMVRTGSENKEQLIYPYAIFSFGEKKIAINLLEHSADQDQETNLSNSISLLEYKFANALQKLQQQEKKNILISIGHGELEKEQTKALVLQLSSFYNVGYINLDSNYNLKKEIDLLIIARPTKPFSEKNKFALDQYVMNGGKIIYMVDGMCMSLDTLSTRTEFIPEPLDINLSDLFFEYGLRIEPNLVLDLECSRIPQVIGNQGGKPQIELFPWYYHPLVASKSTHPIVNNIDRISLEFPSSVDTLKTKTPLKKTVLIQSSQYSRYQLSPMKVGFDILRYKADPDKFNKPFLPIGILVEGEFSSLFENRVSEELKAQLAGLGMEYKARSSNTSILLVADGDLIRNLYDKETGKFAPLGYNKWEKTSFNGNKDFILNSIEYMIAPDNVLSARAKEIKLRMLDKVKAEKEKNKWQFFNIGLPIILLIIFGLINQFIRGKKYIKPLNA from the coding sequence GTGCGTATTATACAAAACATCCAGGGTTCTTTAAAAGTGATCATGCTTGTAGGCATACTGATTTTTATCAATGTGCTGGGATCCTTTTTTTTTACATCGGTGGACCTAACTGAAGAAAAGAGATTTACACTTACTTCTTCCACTAAAAACATCCTCCGAAGTGTGCCGGATGTGGTATTGGTCAGAGTTTTGCTGGAAGGAGATTTTCCAGCGGGTTTCAAAAGACTTCAACAAAGCACCAAAGAATTACTGGATCAGTTTGGAGCGGAATCAGGTTACATTGAATATCAGTTTGAAGATCCCAATGATGGAACAATTCAGGAAATCAATGCAAGAAGAGAGGAACTTAAAAAAGACGGATTAGTTCCTACCAATTTAATGGTACGGACAGGTTCAGAAAACAAAGAACAATTAATTTATCCTTATGCTATTTTTTCTTTTGGTGAAAAGAAAATTGCCATCAACTTATTAGAACATTCTGCAGATCAAGATCAGGAAACTAATCTAAGCAATTCCATCAGTTTACTGGAATACAAATTTGCCAATGCCCTGCAAAAATTGCAACAACAGGAAAAGAAAAATATTCTTATTTCCATTGGGCATGGTGAATTAGAAAAAGAACAAACCAAAGCATTGGTTCTCCAGCTCAGTTCTTTCTATAATGTTGGCTACATTAATCTAGACAGCAATTACAATTTAAAGAAAGAAATTGATCTGCTCATTATTGCTCGTCCAACCAAACCATTTTCAGAAAAGAATAAGTTTGCCTTGGATCAGTATGTGATGAATGGTGGCAAGATAATCTATATGGTGGATGGTATGTGTATGTCTTTAGACACTTTAAGTACCAGAACAGAATTCATCCCTGAACCGCTCGATATCAACCTTTCTGATTTATTTTTTGAATATGGACTTCGCATTGAACCAAATTTGGTTTTGGATCTCGAATGCAGCAGAATCCCTCAAGTCATAGGTAACCAAGGTGGTAAGCCCCAGATAGAATTATTTCCGTGGTACTATCATCCTTTGGTTGCTTCAAAATCTACACACCCCATTGTAAACAATATTGACAGAATCAGCCTTGAGTTTCCTTCCTCTGTTGATACCCTAAAGACTAAAACACCATTAAAAAAAACAGTACTGATTCAGTCTTCCCAATATAGTCGCTATCAGTTATCCCCAATGAAGGTTGGATTTGACATCTTACGCTACAAAGCAGATCCGGATAAATTCAATAAACCATTCCTCCCAATTGGCATTTTGGTGGAAGGTGAATTTTCTTCCTTATTTGAAAACAGAGTAAGTGAGGAACTCAAAGCTCAACTCGCCGGCCTGGGCATGGAATACAAGGCAAGATCAAGTAATACATCCATTTTGTTGGTAGCAGATGGGGATCTCATTCGTAATTTATACGATAAAGAAACCGGAAAATTTGCACCGCTGGGTTACAATAAATGGGAAAAAACCAGTTTTAATGGCAACAAGGATTTTATACTCAACAGCATAGAATACATGATTGCACCGGATAATGTGCTCAGCGCTAGAGCAAAGGAAATTAAATTAAGAATGTTGGATAAGGTAAAGGCTGAGAAAGAAAAAAACAAATGGCAATTCTTTAATATTGGCTTACCTATAATTTTACTGATCATTTTTGGTCTCATAAACCAATTTATACGTGGAAAAAAATACATCAAACCCCTAAACGCATGA
- a CDS encoding sugar transferase gives MTIRKENILYQTGDFMLAILSWYLFVNYLHSNNFFILDPETECKKLFIQGLLVIPVGWYLLNLLTEQYKDVYRLSRWAVFTQSFVLALAGSLTIFFALLLHKSLNFETRYLRTVCTYWFLHFGLVASFRMVFLSVMSRRLKKGVVGFNTLIIGGDQRAVDLYNDIMSLKFSLGHKFAGFIHSNGGRSNELNQFLPQLGGLADISDVIKKEGIEEVIIAIESTEHLKLKSILDVLFEFGNQLMVRTIPDTYDILLGTVKMNHLYGAVLIEIKQEMMPKWQILIKRLMDLIVSIIMLGVLSPLILYIMIRTRFSSPGPVIYSQERIGVNGQPFMIYKFRSMSVDAEREGPQLSNDQDDRITPWGSVMRKWRLDELPQFVNVLKGDMSLVGPRPERRYFIDKIMEKAPHYKHLLKVRPGITSWGQVKFGYASNLDEMLQRLKYDILYVENRSLGLDIKILFYTLWVLFQGKGK, from the coding sequence ATGACCATCAGAAAAGAAAATATTCTTTATCAGACGGGCGATTTTATGTTGGCCATATTATCCTGGTATTTATTTGTCAATTATCTGCACAGTAACAATTTTTTTATTCTCGATCCGGAGACGGAATGTAAAAAACTTTTTATTCAGGGTTTGTTGGTGATTCCGGTAGGATGGTATTTGTTAAACTTGTTGACAGAACAATACAAAGATGTTTACCGCTTGTCCAGGTGGGCAGTTTTTACCCAATCTTTTGTGCTTGCGCTGGCAGGAAGTCTGACTATTTTTTTTGCTTTGCTTTTGCATAAATCTTTGAATTTTGAAACCAGGTATTTAAGGACAGTTTGTACTTATTGGTTCCTGCATTTTGGGCTTGTAGCCAGCTTCAGGATGGTTTTTCTTTCTGTCATGAGCCGCAGATTAAAGAAGGGTGTTGTGGGATTTAATACCCTCATTATAGGTGGAGATCAACGTGCGGTAGATTTGTATAACGACATCATGTCGTTGAAATTCAGTTTAGGACATAAGTTTGCAGGATTTATACATTCAAATGGCGGAAGATCCAACGAGCTGAATCAGTTTCTTCCTCAGCTTGGAGGTCTCGCAGATATATCCGATGTGATAAAAAAAGAAGGCATAGAGGAAGTTATCATTGCCATTGAGTCCACTGAGCATCTTAAACTAAAAAGTATTCTGGATGTCTTGTTTGAATTTGGAAACCAACTGATGGTGCGCACCATTCCGGATACCTATGATATTTTGTTGGGTACTGTAAAAATGAATCACCTTTATGGCGCTGTATTGATCGAGATCAAGCAAGAAATGATGCCAAAATGGCAAATCCTGATCAAGCGGTTGATGGATTTGATTGTCAGTATTATAATGTTGGGCGTATTGTCCCCGTTGATTTTGTACATCATGATCAGGACCAGATTTTCAAGCCCGGGGCCGGTGATTTACAGTCAGGAGAGAATAGGGGTTAATGGACAACCTTTCATGATTTATAAATTTCGATCCATGTCTGTGGATGCAGAAAGAGAAGGTCCGCAATTATCCAATGACCAGGATGATCGGATCACCCCTTGGGGATCTGTGATGAGAAAATGGAGATTGGATGAACTACCACAATTTGTCAATGTATTAAAGGGGGACATGTCTTTGGTGGGGCCAAGACCGGAGCGCAGATATTTTATTGACAAAATCATGGAAAAAGCACCACATTACAAGCATTTGCTAAAAGTTCGTCCAGGTATTACGTCCTGGGGGCAGGTAAAATTCGGGTATGCTTCAAATTTGGATGAAATGCTTCAACGACTAAAATACGATATTCTTTATGTCGAAAATAGGTCCTTGGGCCTGGATATTAAAATTTTGTTTTATACACTTTGGGTTTTGTTTCAGGGAAAAGGAAAGTAA
- a CDS encoding Gfo/Idh/MocA family oxidoreductase — protein sequence MGTKLKLGLTGLGHLGKIHLKCILDCEEIELVGCYDLDTESLNNICTEYNVRAFDSYEDLLQNCEAVDIVTPTVTHFKLASQAIAADKHCFIEKPVTVSLEEALALKELQQKHPVKIQIGHVERYNPGFLAVKDSIKNPKFIEAHRLATFNPRGTDVSVVHDLMIHDLDLISVIARSKPIDIKANGVSIVSRMADICNARIEFENGLVANVTASRISMKQMRKIRIFQEDAYISLDLLTKEAQVISLLDAYQDNTIEIDTYKGKKYISLFQADTEPVNAIKEEIKSFAKSIVMDTETEVNLEDGISALSLVDAIFRLIENSNV from the coding sequence ATGGGAACAAAATTGAAGCTGGGCTTGACAGGCCTTGGGCATTTGGGTAAAATTCATCTTAAATGCATACTGGATTGTGAAGAAATTGAGCTGGTGGGTTGTTACGACCTGGATACAGAATCCCTGAATAATATCTGTACTGAATACAATGTCAGAGCATTCGATTCTTATGAAGATTTATTGCAGAATTGTGAGGCAGTAGACATCGTGACCCCCACGGTGACTCATTTTAAACTCGCCTCTCAGGCGATCGCTGCCGATAAACACTGCTTTATAGAGAAACCGGTCACGGTAAGTCTTGAGGAAGCACTTGCTCTAAAAGAATTGCAGCAAAAACATCCTGTAAAAATACAGATTGGGCATGTGGAGCGATACAATCCGGGATTTCTGGCGGTAAAAGATTCCATTAAGAATCCCAAATTTATCGAGGCACATCGTCTGGCCACTTTTAATCCCAGGGGTACAGATGTATCGGTCGTGCATGATCTTATGATCCATGACCTCGACCTCATCAGCGTGATTGCGCGTTCAAAACCAATTGATATAAAAGCCAATGGGGTCAGCATTGTCTCCAGGATGGCGGATATATGTAACGCCCGGATAGAATTCGAAAATGGATTGGTTGCCAATGTTACCGCTAGCCGGATTTCCATGAAGCAAATGCGAAAAATCAGAATATTTCAGGAAGATGCTTACATCAGTCTTGATTTATTAACGAAGGAAGCGCAGGTAATTTCATTGTTGGACGCTTATCAGGACAATACCATTGAAATTGACACCTACAAAGGAAAGAAATACATCAGTTTGTTTCAGGCGGATACAGAACCTGTTAATGCAATTAAAGAAGAGATAAAATCTTTTGCAAAAAGTATCGTTATGGATACTGAAACGGAAGTCAACCTGGAAGACGGTATCAGCGCATTAAGCCTCGTGGATGCCATTTTTCGCCTAATCGAAAACAGTAATGTTTAG
- a CDS encoding DUF4340 domain-containing protein, with amino-acid sequence MKQKNTLIWLLIFICLGGLSWYFLNYKNSKTSIDTSDREFAVKDIDQVTKIFLAKKNGEPITLEKINRKWYVNKKYLAFNNTIENLLDVLQKVSLKSIPPRAAYPVIMNDIASIGLKVEIYTTSDKPFKTYYVGGVTEDESGVYFLMDNARQPYVMHLDKLNSNIRHRYDIKLEDWRDRSLVPMEKENLSGVSVDYPYEPSSSFLITKSGNGLKLAKGQTPNEFVQNMNQKILDSYFENLLIAQTEAFENTNPLRSQISTKIPWCRIAIKSTNLPDSLILSFYPINEEKEEPIDLSPEYLASKKFFRLFVNRSDGDFLLLQINQASAVLKTFQELRPIQ; translated from the coding sequence ATGAAACAAAAAAACACCTTGATCTGGTTACTGATTTTTATTTGCCTGGGTGGATTGTCCTGGTATTTTCTGAATTATAAAAACAGCAAAACTTCCATTGATACCTCCGACAGAGAATTTGCCGTTAAAGATATAGACCAGGTGACTAAAATTTTTCTGGCAAAAAAAAATGGAGAACCTATCACCCTTGAAAAAATAAATCGCAAATGGTACGTGAATAAAAAATATTTAGCCTTTAACAATACCATTGAAAACCTTTTAGACGTCCTGCAAAAAGTTTCACTTAAGTCTATTCCGCCAAGAGCGGCATACCCTGTAATCATGAATGATATCGCAAGCATAGGACTCAAAGTAGAAATTTATACAACATCGGACAAGCCATTTAAAACCTACTACGTTGGGGGTGTAACCGAAGATGAATCCGGAGTTTATTTTCTCATGGATAATGCAAGGCAGCCATATGTGATGCATTTAGATAAACTCAACTCCAACATTAGACACCGATACGACATTAAGTTGGAAGATTGGAGAGACCGCTCTTTGGTCCCAATGGAAAAAGAAAATCTGAGTGGCGTTAGTGTTGATTACCCATATGAACCTTCCTCATCATTTTTAATAACCAAATCTGGAAATGGCTTAAAATTAGCAAAAGGCCAAACGCCAAATGAATTTGTTCAAAATATGAATCAAAAAATACTGGATTCTTATTTTGAAAACCTTCTGATTGCACAAACAGAGGCCTTTGAAAATACCAATCCATTAAGATCTCAGATCAGCACTAAAATTCCCTGGTGCAGAATTGCCATCAAATCAACCAATCTGCCGGATTCTCTGATCCTGAGCTTCTACCCGATCAATGAAGAAAAAGAAGAACCCATTGATTTAAGTCCGGAATATCTTGCAAGCAAAAAGTTTTTTCGCTTGTTTGTCAACCGGAGCGATGGTGATTTTCTTCTGTTGCAAATAAATCAGGCATCTGCTGTTTTAAAAACTTTCCAGGAGCTCCGCCCTATTCAATAG
- a CDS encoding S8 family serine peptidase gives MCFTFLYSWQLPAQLLTHRQGELIVKLSTNADPKLFLKNRLKSRSNSGEIRLKKVLSEDWNIILLEFDYAAYSADYFISELSKDPQVLAIQKNKILYPRKSPNDTYFFRQWHHLNTGSEGGLPGVDFDSDLAWDLNTGGMTELGDTIVLCVIDDGLDIAHYDIKGNLWRNYGEIPDNKLDDDQNGYVDDYYGWNSYKDGGIFDPGFHGTPVCGIAAATGNNNLGVCGINWKVKLMFVAGGGDEANAILSYSYPWKARKTYNQSNGKQGAFVVATNTSWGSDYGKPEEAPIWCAVYDSLGTVGILNAASTTNLDLNVDEDGDLPTTCESDYLITVTSMDWFDQKDPTAGYGVKSIDIGAYGENVYTISPSNGLRSFSGTSAAAPQVSGAIALLYSIPCNNLAQLAHSDPGAAALSVKSLLISNSKKNSSLQGITVSGGVMNIGSAANGIQPFELHSEINSIEFRRTVPLGLLPVSVELRKKGATNWSLQQAFSDSTLVFNNLDFCTEYEFRIKGGCIRFKEVYSPVQSIWTEGCCQSPDRLSVRTAGNDFVTVNLRHSVNHKRIAYVIRKRFDVKVDTIFMEHNIGDEININGLLPCQQYECNFYSFCDPEWSVISETLIIQTEGCGQCTDISYCKRNRPQSNFEWIESIAVDNILFNTGNNLGYGNYTGSPNQWVLDKWQSHILKLVPGFADDSSTMHMVAWLDYNQNGIFEAIENIIPTDYKSNGEALFNFNIPPEAKDGYTRFRVMLKYAENNIEAPGPCSQGLEFGEYEDYCILITNGSCGSLFDVQFAGSTKNTAVIDYKKINDNDLVYYQYRKLYEPDWTKSNTRASMVFLTGLDSCSDYEIRLGVLCNLNFTPQISLKFKTSGSSCLTGNENPADPSKLPMIYPNPFQNYFVVELGPEDLNPEFEVFHLIGTKIPVQATPLGEHKWRMDMEPIHGVCLLKISLPGKVPILRKMLNTKK, from the coding sequence TTGTGTTTTACTTTCTTGTATTCCTGGCAATTACCTGCTCAGTTGCTTACCCACAGACAAGGGGAACTAATTGTAAAACTCAGCACTAATGCTGATCCCAAGCTTTTCCTTAAAAACAGATTAAAGTCAAGATCCAATTCCGGTGAAATCAGGCTAAAGAAAGTCTTGTCTGAAGATTGGAACATCATTTTACTGGAATTCGATTACGCCGCCTACAGTGCGGACTATTTCATTTCCGAGTTATCCAAGGATCCTCAAGTTCTGGCCATACAAAAGAACAAAATATTATATCCAAGAAAATCCCCCAACGATACCTACTTTTTCAGGCAGTGGCATCATTTGAATACCGGTTCTGAAGGTGGGCTTCCAGGCGTTGATTTTGATTCGGACCTGGCCTGGGATCTGAACACCGGAGGCATGACAGAGCTTGGGGATACCATCGTCCTTTGTGTAATAGACGATGGTTTGGACATTGCGCACTATGATATTAAGGGAAATCTATGGAGAAACTATGGTGAGATACCGGATAATAAATTGGATGACGACCAGAACGGTTATGTGGATGATTATTATGGCTGGAATAGTTACAAAGATGGTGGAATTTTTGATCCAGGATTTCATGGTACACCGGTTTGTGGCATTGCAGCAGCAACAGGGAATAACAATTTGGGTGTTTGTGGTATCAATTGGAAGGTAAAGTTAATGTTTGTTGCCGGAGGAGGAGATGAGGCCAATGCCATATTATCCTATTCCTATCCATGGAAAGCAAGAAAAACATACAACCAGAGCAATGGAAAGCAAGGAGCTTTTGTAGTGGCTACCAATACTTCCTGGGGGTCTGATTATGGAAAGCCTGAGGAGGCTCCGATATGGTGTGCGGTTTATGATTCCCTAGGTACGGTTGGTATTTTGAATGCAGCATCCACGACCAATTTGGATTTGAACGTAGATGAGGATGGAGATCTGCCCACAACCTGTGAAAGTGATTACCTCATTACAGTCACCAGTATGGATTGGTTTGATCAAAAAGATCCAACTGCTGGTTACGGTGTAAAATCTATTGATATCGGCGCATATGGTGAAAATGTTTATACCATCAGTCCATCCAATGGCTTGAGAAGTTTTTCAGGAACAAGTGCTGCCGCGCCACAGGTATCCGGAGCAATTGCTTTGTTATACAGTATTCCATGTAACAATCTTGCACAGCTCGCCCATTCGGATCCTGGCGCAGCCGCCTTGTCTGTTAAATCACTTTTAATATCCAACAGCAAAAAGAACAGTTCCCTCCAGGGCATTACGGTAAGTGGGGGAGTCATGAATATAGGTTCTGCCGCCAATGGCATCCAACCATTTGAATTGCATAGTGAAATCAACAGCATTGAATTCAGAAGAACCGTTCCTCTTGGTTTGTTGCCTGTAAGCGTGGAGTTGAGGAAAAAAGGGGCAACGAACTGGTCGCTACAGCAAGCTTTTTCGGACAGTACTCTTGTGTTTAATAACCTCGATTTTTGTACAGAATATGAATTTAGAATCAAAGGAGGTTGCATTCGTTTCAAGGAGGTTTATTCACCTGTTCAATCTATTTGGACAGAAGGTTGCTGTCAATCTCCGGATCGCCTTTCGGTCAGAACGGCTGGAAATGATTTTGTAACCGTCAATCTTCGTCATTCGGTTAACCATAAAAGGATTGCATATGTGATTAGAAAGCGATTTGATGTAAAGGTGGATACCATATTCATGGAGCATAATATTGGTGATGAAATCAACATAAACGGTTTGCTGCCTTGTCAACAATATGAATGCAACTTTTATAGTTTTTGTGATCCGGAATGGTCAGTAATAAGTGAGACATTGATCATCCAAACTGAAGGTTGTGGCCAATGTACAGACATCTCTTATTGTAAGCGCAACAGACCACAATCTAATTTTGAATGGATAGAATCTATTGCCGTAGATAATATTTTATTTAACACGGGAAATAATCTTGGATATGGCAATTATACCGGATCTCCTAATCAGTGGGTGCTGGACAAATGGCAGTCACATATTTTAAAACTCGTTCCCGGGTTTGCAGATGACAGCAGCACGATGCATATGGTAGCCTGGTTGGATTACAATCAGAATGGCATATTTGAAGCCATAGAAAATATCATTCCTACAGATTATAAAAGCAACGGTGAAGCATTATTTAATTTTAATATTCCGCCAGAAGCAAAGGACGGTTACACCAGGTTTCGGGTAATGCTTAAGTATGCTGAAAACAATATTGAAGCTCCGGGACCTTGTAGTCAGGGCTTGGAGTTTGGAGAATATGAAGATTATTGTATACTCATAACTAATGGTTCATGCGGTTCGCTTTTTGATGTGCAATTTGCAGGCAGCACCAAAAACACAGCTGTCATTGATTACAAAAAAATCAATGACAATGATCTCGTCTATTATCAATACCGAAAATTATATGAGCCCGATTGGACAAAATCAAATACAAGGGCCTCCATGGTATTTTTGACCGGACTGGATTCCTGCAGTGACTATGAAATCAGGCTGGGCGTATTGTGTAACCTAAATTTTACTCCACAAATTTCCTTAAAATTTAAAACTTCAGGGTCTTCCTGCCTTACCGGTAATGAGAATCCTGCAGATCCTTCCAAATTGCCCATGATTTATCCGAATCCCTTTCAAAATTATTTTGTGGTTGAATTGGGTCCTGAGGATTTAAATCCTGAATTTGAGGTGTTCCACCTCATCGGAACAAAAATTCCTGTGCAAGCAACCCCATTGGGTGAACATAAATGGCGAATGGATATGGAGCCGATTCATGGGGTTTGTTTATTGAAAATTAGTCTGCCTGGAAAAGTTCCAATCCTTCGAAAGATGTTAAATACGAAGAAATAA